The DNA segment CGAAGGAGACCGGAGGTCTGTTTTTTGAGACCCTAATACACCCCATAACGCTGCTAAACCATGTGCTGGACACACCGTTGCGACTGAAAGACTTGCGTGCTGAATGGTACGTTTTGAAAGATTTGCCGGAGGTGCTAAACAGCAACTCGCTTGTCTTAAACGATTATGGCGCCAGCTATGTTTCATTACGCTCACACCCGGATGCTACCTGTGCAATTAACATACGCACGGGTAAGTTTATGGCGGTTGAAGAGCGCTTGATGGTAATGGTGTTTGAAAACGGTGTTATCCGTATGGATCTGGATACCCGGAAATGTTCAATCAGCTGCCCCAAGGCGGGTTCACTGGCTAACGTCACAATTCAGGCGCGTCCAGAAATGGCCAATGGAGGAGGGGCTCCGAAATACGATATACAAATGACGCTCTTTGACAGCTTTGTTCATAACCAGGGGCACTGGAATGCGCAACGTTATGATGATTATCCCAGCCAGATAGACGTGCTGTCTGCGATGACAGATTGGCTGAAAGCTGACGAGGAGGAGTCGCACTTTTACCGGCCAACACCTCTAAGTAAAGCGGATTACAGAAAACTCGGATTGTAGTGGTCAAAAATCAGGCGAAATGGCCCGACTTTTAAGGTGAGCTTTGCAACCAGCTACGAGCTGATAGAGCATATCAGTTGATGGTTACCGAGCTTAATGCGGACCTTTTTCGGCGGAGTTGCCACAGCCATCAGCACTGCTACTGCCGCTACTGCCGCTACTACTGCAACCGTTACAGCTGCCACAACCTGAAGACTTCTTACCCAAACCGGGTATCCACCGGCGCGCCACGAAAACCACCGCTGCCAATACGCAAAGCCCGACAATAATGTTCTGCCACATAGTACCTCCTCAACAAGATTCTCAGTAAGTCAGTAACGCCGAGATTTGGTACGTTGCCCAAGCTGCAAAATAAGCCAGACCGAATAGGTAGAACGTAAACA comes from the Marinobacter psychrophilus genome and includes:
- a CDS encoding FeoB-associated Cys-rich membrane protein, which gives rise to MWQNIIVGLCVLAAVVFVARRWIPGLGKKSSGCGSCNGCSSSGSSGSSSADGCGNSAEKGPH